In candidate division WOR-3 bacterium, the following are encoded in one genomic region:
- a CDS encoding aminotransferase class IV: MSQVPDYCYIRSAEVPEGAIMPKRQARISPDDRGFYFADGVYEVMRTYQGRIFRLREHLNRFRNSLRAVQIDLPDVDRLGEICVELMERNGFSGRDVFFYIQATRGVWQRNLLFPPREVLPTLYISVTEIVPPVREREQGIRVITVEDIRWQRCDIKAIGLLASVLARNQAQAAGAEEAIFVRNGILTEGTHTNLFLVKNGRVFTHPLNRHILPGVTRTVVLELCARLGIEVVESGVREDEVFAMDEVFVTSTTWEVVPVVMVNGRPVGAGVPGAISHALQTEFRNYVIKQSGAGMKNL; encoded by the coding sequence ATGAGTCAAGTTCCAGATTACTGTTATATCCGTTCGGCAGAAGTTCCGGAAGGTGCTATTATGCCTAAACGGCAGGCACGGATTTCGCCTGATGACCGAGGTTTCTATTTTGCCGACGGTGTATATGAGGTGATGCGCACCTACCAGGGCAGGATTTTCCGGCTCCGGGAACATCTGAACCGGTTCCGGAATAGTCTGCGGGCGGTGCAGATTGACCTGCCGGATGTTGATCGTCTGGGCGAGATCTGTGTCGAGCTGATGGAGCGTAACGGGTTCTCTGGTCGGGATGTGTTTTTCTACATTCAGGCGACACGCGGGGTGTGGCAGCGCAACCTGCTTTTCCCACCTAGGGAGGTGCTGCCGACGCTGTATATATCGGTGACCGAAATTGTGCCGCCGGTCCGGGAGCGGGAGCAGGGTATTAGGGTGATTACCGTGGAGGATATCCGGTGGCAGCGGTGCGACATCAAGGCGATCGGTCTTCTGGCGAGTGTGCTGGCGCGTAATCAGGCGCAGGCGGCTGGTGCCGAGGAGGCGATTTTTGTCCGTAACGGGATTCTGACCGAGGGTACCCATACCAATCTGTTTCTGGTAAAAAATGGCAGGGTGTTCACCCATCCGCTCAACCGGCACATTTTGCCTGGTGTAACCAGAACGGTGGTTCTGGAGCTGTGTGCCCGGCTCGGGATTGAAGTTGTGGAGAGCGGGGTACGAGAGGACGAGGTTTTTGCAATGGATGAGGTTTTTGTCACCAGCACCACCTGGGAGGTGGTGCCGGTCGTGATGGTTAACGGTCGGCCGGTGGGCGCGGGTGTGCCAGGAGCAATCAGCCATGCCCTTCAGACAGAGTTTAGAAATTATGTGATAAAACAGTCCGGGGCCGGAATGAAAAATTTGTAA